A window from Acropora palmata chromosome 14, jaAcrPala1.3, whole genome shotgun sequence encodes these proteins:
- the LOC141865602 gene encoding uncharacterized protein LOC141865602, whose amino-acid sequence MILPSKHPVTDLIVKDYHEKEGHVGAGHVLASLRQRFWILRGNATVQRVLGKCLKCRLWNSNPCDQIMAQLPWPRVSRYSPPFSSVGVDFFGPILVKVKRSHAKRYGCVFTCLTIRAVHIEVAHDLTSDSFIQAFTRFVSRRGAPIEVFSDNGTNFRGAETEIKVALSKWNSDRISTCLRHRGVQWYFNPPLASHAGGVWERMIRSIRKILPFLLVNQLVDDQALLTFIAEVEKILNDRPLVPPSSDPRDPEPLSPSKLLLLRPNMCCHPDKMHGVNDQYGGKRWRQAQYLADIFWKRWIREYLPTLQVRQKWLEKRPNLAVGDYVLLVDENCPHGCWPEGVIQEVFPDRHGVVRQLTVKTATTSLRRDIRKLCLLERALMS is encoded by the coding sequence ATGATTTTACCGAGCAAGCACCCCGTGACGGACTTGATCGTTAAAGACTACCACGAAAAGGAGGGCCATGTGGGCGCTGGACACGTATTGGCAAGTCTTAGACAGAGGTTCTGGATCCTTCGAGGGAATGCAACCGTTCAACGCGTGCTTGGGAAGTGTCTCAAATGTCGACTCTGGAATTCTAACCCATGTGACCAGATTATGGCTCAGCTACCGTGGCCAAGAGTTAGCCGTTACTCCCCACCATTTTCATCTGTTGGAGTAGACTTCTTTGGGCCGATACTGGTAAAGGTGAAACGAAGCCACGCTAAAAGATACGGATGCGTTTTTACTTGCCTCACTATTCGTGCCGTTCACATCGAGGTGGCACACGACCTCACGAGTGATTCATTTATTCAAGCATTTACCAGATTCGTAAGCAGACGCGGGGCGCCGATCGAAGTGTTCAGCGACAATGGAACAAATTTCAGAGGTGCAGAGACCGAAATCAAGGTTGCTTTAAGCAAGTGGAATTCTGATCGAATCAGTACTTGTCTCAGACATCGAGGTGTGCAATGGTACTTCAATCCTCCTTTGGCTAGCCACGCTGGCGGTGTCTGGGAGAGGATGATTCGCTCAATCCGAAAAATTCTTCCCTTCCTCTTGGTCAACCAGCTAGTTGACGATCAAGCACTGCTTACCTTTATTGCAGAAGTGGAAAAGATTCTGAACGACCGTCCTCTTGTTCCCCCGTCAAGCGACCCACGTGATCCTGAGCCTTTGTCTCCAAGCAAACTTCTCCTTCTACGCCCTAATATGTGCTGCCATCCCGACAAAATGCACGGTGTTAACGATCAATATGGAGGCAAACGTTGGAGACAAGCTCAGTATTTAGCAGATATCTTTTGGAAACGCTGGATCCGAGAATATTTACCAACGCTTCAAGTGAGACAGAAATGGCTTGAGAAACGGCCAAACCTTGCCGTGGGCGATTACGTGCTTCTAGTGGATGAGAATTGTCCACACGGATGTTGGCCTGAGGGTGTCATCCAGGAAGTATTTCCTGATCGGCACGGAGTTGTTAGACAACTTACTGTCAAGACTGCAACTACGAGTTTACGACGTGACATTCGCAAATTGTGCCTTTTGGAACGGGCACTAATGAGCTAA